The nucleotide sequence CGCTCGATACTAGACAAAAACATTCGATTAATAGATTGGGAAACTCTTACAAATGAGAATGGCAATAGGATTATTGCTTTTGGAAGGTGGGCAGGCATTGTAGGTGCATATAATGGTCTCTGGACATATGGGAAAAGATATAACTTGTTTAGCATCAAAAGAGCTCATGAGTGTTTCGATTACGAAGACCTAAAAAATGAGTTAAAGAAAATCAATCTCCCAAACATTAAAATAGCTCTAACAGGCGGGGGAAGAGTCACCAAAGGAGCGATGGAAGTGTTACTTGGTACTGGTATCACTCAAGTCACACCTCATGAATTTATCACCCAGCGATTTGATGAGCCGGTATTTACGCAACTCAATTCAAGAGACTACAATAAGAGAAAAGACGGAAGTGAATTTCATAGAAATGAGTTTTATGCAAATCCAGAATTGTATGAAGGCGATTTTCTGAAATACGCTAAAGTCACTGACCTGTTAATAGCTTGCGCATTTTGGGATCCCTCTGCACCAGTTCTTTTTCATCGAGAGGATATTATTCGAGATGATTTTGATATTAGAATAATTGCCGATATCACTTGTGATATAGAAGGTTCCATTCCATCTACTAAAAAACCTAGTACGATAGACGATCCTATATATGATTATAATCCGAGTGATGATCAGGTAGAACAAGCCTTGACAGATGAAGGTAATATAACTGTTATGGCAGTAGATAACTTACCATGTGAGTTGCCAAGAGACGCATCTGAAAGTTTTGGAAATGAATTTGTCAACAATGTTATTCCTCACCTCCTTGGGAAGGATGAAATGGGGATAATAGCTGGAGCAACGATTGCAAGTGAAGGAAAACTCACTGAAAAATATAGCTATCTTCAGGATTACGTTGATGGGAAATAAAAAACCTCCTGAATTATCAGGAGGTTTTGTCTAGAAGATTTACTCTATTAATCAATTACTGATGGGTCATCCTCATCTTCGATAAAGAATTCATCTTCGATTCTTTCCAATTCTTGTAATACCGGATCCAGAATTACCTCAAGTTCTTCCTGAGTACCGTCCTCATACTGAACATAAGCAACATAGTCTTCAACATCGTCTTCATAAACGAACACAATATCACCAACTTTTGAATTATCAGAGTACAGTGCTAATTTGATGTAATCATTTGGATCTGCATCATCCTCAATATCCCTCACGTCAACAGAACCGTCTATCTTAAGAGATCGATATTGAACGTTACCTTCAAATAATACAGGTTCTTCTTTTGCTTCTGATTCAAATGTCACATCTAGATCAACACCTACTATTACATCACCATCCAGCCTAATTGAAGTGACAAGTGCTGTCTCTACGCCAAATGAATCGTTGAATCCTACAACAATGCTAAAAGGCGAAACAAAAAGATCAATGTCTGCTGTGATAGGGAACCCTTCAGAAGACCAATCAACACTAAGTGACAATTCAATAAATGTCTCTCCATCTACCTTTAAATATCCTTCTATTTTAGAAACTTCCTCATATTCATCAGTAAATCCATCTTCCGTATCGGTGATAGTTTCAAATTCTAACTCAGAGATTTGCAGTTCAGCATTATTCGTATCCGAGCCTTCAGTAGGAAATTTCACAATGAAGATATCAGATTCTTCTTTATCAAAATCTTCAATTTCTGGATTCCATTCATACAATCCTTTAATATCATCAAATGAAGTAGGCTCGTCTTCTGAAACTCTTCCCGCAGGTCCATTCACAAAGTATTGCTTTAGAATGCTAAGTCGACTTTTTGTCCAATCCTTCTGGCTTGTTCTTCCATTTATTACCTCAGTACCATCTAATAAATTAATCAATTCAGAAGCAGCATCCACACCTTTAGATTCCGTCAGTGATAGTATGTCACTTTCCATGTCACCAACGGTGTTCGAAACTATTGCTTTAGATTCTTCACTAGTAAGGTCTACATTCTTTTCCTCCTCATCATTTTCACAAGCAGTGAAAACAAACAAGCCTAACATAAGCAAGGGAAATAATTTTTTCATAGTTATTAGTTTTTACCTTTTTAAAGATTATATGTAAATATTTAGTGAGGCACATAAAAAAAGCCAGACCCCTAAGTCTGGCTTTTAAATAATTTGTCAAGGAATTTATTATCCATTCATGCTAACAAGAAATTCATCATTATTAACAGTGCCTTTCATTTTACTAAGTAAGAATTCCATTGCTTCATTACTATTCATATCGGACATAAACTTGCGAAGAATCCAAACACGTTTCAATTCTTCAGGATCCATCAATAGGTCCTCACGACGTGTGCCAGATGCAGGAACATCGATAGCAGGATAAACTCGTTTGTTAGATAATTTTCTATCTAATTGAAGTTCCATATTACCTGTTCCTTTAAATTCTTCAAAGATCACTTCGTCCATTTTCGAGCCAGTCTCGATTAGT is from Marinobacter alexandrii and encodes:
- a CDS encoding NAD(P)-dependent oxidoreductase, which translates into the protein MTKIGIIKEGKVPIDRRVPLTPIQAKQIKDNFDVNLVVQTSDIRCFSDDDYRNAGLQIVDSINDCDIILGVKEVPVDTLTPNKTHFFFSHTIKKQDYNRDLLRSILDKNIRLIDWETLTNENGNRIIAFGRWAGIVGAYNGLWTYGKRYNLFSIKRAHECFDYEDLKNELKKINLPNIKIALTGGGRVTKGAMEVLLGTGITQVTPHEFITQRFDEPVFTQLNSRDYNKRKDGSEFHRNEFYANPELYEGDFLKYAKVTDLLIACAFWDPSAPVLFHREDIIRDDFDIRIIADITCDIEGSIPSTKKPSTIDDPIYDYNPSDDQVEQALTDEGNITVMAVDNLPCELPRDASESFGNEFVNNVIPHLLGKDEMGIIAGATIASEGKLTEKYSYLQDYVDGK